The following are encoded in a window of Salegentibacter mishustinae genomic DNA:
- a CDS encoding TIGR00341 family protein — MLYILHHPEDREKMEEDIFPLLENTKKEILSYPETDFKRGENDIIVTYLSDENLREFLPRAAQENINIGILPHPENTYTTKGLGISEDPEKVIEEILNNKEVHKLDMLFCNDIPVFQSVNIGNVFIFTEDHQNNNVFREVLSFFKNIRHVSSLSHNSYELTSEDEKIIRTSALGIIVVEHALSSVVSRRLVSDSSLNDGLFSALILSPTNLLQLIWFLLRSLLPGGKQLNKTPSFIGRIRIHKLKIKNNSAIEFTIDGEKEQAEEITLRVDQESLCLAQSSKYDTQKDEANLKKSIQTNTLPTGEKREELTKRTLPIYPRATTEEFQELFKVLRENSKISSVYVVMMILSTLIATFGLFGDSSPVIIGAMILAPIISPIVSFAMGMVRYDKNMLNQGLITILIGTGVCLLFSAGVSLIIPIKIITSEIDARLSPTLLDMGIAVASGIAAAYAHAKEGIAKSLAGVAIAVALVPPLAVAGIGIGWWDWAVFSGAFLLYLTNLAGIIMFAGITFLFLGFAPFRRARIGLIYTLILIGMVMVPLSLSFNRIKKEANITRQLEGSTINELVIRNVSVRFEEPLRVSLTLVGPDNLEGDEIREIKNEIEENIGEPIKLEVISARGF, encoded by the coding sequence ATGCTGTATATTTTACATCATCCTGAGGATAGGGAAAAAATGGAAGAAGATATCTTTCCATTATTAGAAAATACGAAAAAAGAGATTTTAAGCTATCCTGAAACTGACTTTAAACGAGGAGAAAATGATATTATAGTCACCTATTTAAGCGATGAAAATCTAAGAGAGTTTTTACCCAGGGCGGCACAGGAAAATATTAATATTGGTATTTTACCTCATCCCGAAAATACTTATACTACCAAAGGTTTAGGTATTTCAGAAGATCCCGAAAAAGTCATCGAGGAAATTCTCAATAATAAAGAGGTGCATAAACTGGATATGCTTTTCTGCAATGATATTCCCGTTTTCCAATCTGTGAATATTGGGAATGTTTTTATTTTTACGGAAGACCATCAGAATAATAACGTCTTTCGGGAGGTGCTTTCCTTCTTTAAAAATATTAGGCACGTATCCTCTCTTTCTCATAATTCTTACGAATTAACTTCAGAAGATGAAAAAATAATTCGCACCTCGGCGCTGGGGATAATTGTGGTAGAACACGCACTCAGTTCCGTAGTTTCCAGGAGGCTGGTTTCAGATAGTTCGCTTAACGATGGTTTGTTTAGCGCGCTTATTCTTTCGCCTACCAATTTATTACAATTAATCTGGTTTTTATTGCGCAGTTTACTCCCCGGCGGAAAACAGCTCAATAAAACCCCGTCTTTTATAGGAAGAATAAGAATTCATAAACTTAAAATAAAAAACAATTCCGCTATTGAGTTCACAATAGATGGCGAAAAGGAGCAAGCTGAAGAAATAACTCTCAGGGTAGATCAGGAATCATTATGTCTCGCACAATCCAGTAAATACGACACCCAGAAAGATGAAGCCAATCTCAAAAAAAGCATTCAAACCAATACTTTACCAACTGGTGAAAAACGAGAGGAATTAACCAAACGTACCCTTCCGATATATCCAAGGGCTACTACCGAAGAATTTCAGGAATTGTTTAAAGTGTTGCGAGAAAATTCTAAAATCAGTTCGGTTTATGTAGTTATGATGATCCTTTCTACTTTAATTGCAACTTTTGGGCTTTTTGGAGATTCCTCTCCGGTAATAATTGGAGCGATGATACTGGCGCCAATTATTTCTCCCATTGTATCATTTGCAATGGGAATGGTACGTTACGATAAGAATATGCTTAACCAGGGGCTTATAACCATTCTTATTGGTACGGGAGTTTGTTTATTATTTTCGGCAGGAGTTAGTCTTATTATTCCAATTAAAATAATTACTTCTGAAATAGATGCCCGGCTATCTCCCACCCTTTTAGATATGGGAATTGCTGTAGCTTCAGGTATTGCCGCAGCTTATGCTCATGCTAAAGAAGGCATTGCTAAAAGCCTTGCAGGCGTTGCAATTGCGGTGGCATTAGTACCTCCACTCGCCGTAGCGGGAATTGGAATTGGCTGGTGGGACTGGGCAGTATTTTCAGGAGCATTTTTATTGTATTTAACCAACCTTGCCGGAATTATTATGTTCGCCGGAATCACCTTTCTTTTTCTTGGATTTGCGCCATTTAGAAGAGCCAGGATCGGATTAATTTATACCCTAATTTTAATTGGAATGGTCATGGTGCCACTTTCTCTTTCCTTTAACCGAATTAAAAAAGAGGCTAATATCACTCGTCAACTGGAAGGATCTACAATAAATGAACTAGTAATTAGAAATGTGAGTGTGAGGTTTGAAGAACCGCTAAGAGTTTCTCTAACACTGGTTGGCCCCGATAACCTGGAAGGTGATGAAATTAGGGAAATTAAAAATGAAATAGAGGAAAATATTGGCGAACCCATTAAACTTGAAGTGATCTCTGCCCGGGGCTTTTAA
- a CDS encoding DUF4168 domain-containing protein, whose product MIKSKKIAGLLFAFALLGTASVFAQTQQLPQQQQQAVEVDVSDEELSKFADAYQRIRMVNQEAQKAMAKKVEDSGFDIQRFNEIHQAALDPNTESDATEEEKKKHKEVVAEIESMQGEFQKEMENAISEQGLEVERYEKIAMALQTDTELQQRLQQLMQG is encoded by the coding sequence ATGATTAAATCAAAGAAGATTGCAGGTTTATTATTCGCTTTCGCCCTTTTAGGCACAGCAAGTGTATTTGCTCAAACCCAGCAATTACCGCAACAACAGCAACAAGCTGTAGAAGTAGATGTTAGCGACGAGGAGCTTTCTAAATTTGCTGATGCTTACCAAAGAATTAGAATGGTAAATCAGGAAGCACAAAAAGCAATGGCGAAGAAAGTTGAAGATAGCGGATTTGATATTCAACGTTTTAATGAAATTCACCAGGCGGCTTTAGACCCAAATACTGAAAGTGACGCAACTGAGGAAGAGAAGAAAAAGCACAAAGAAGTAGTTGCAGAAATTGAAAGTATGCAAGGCGAATTTCAAAAAGAAATGGAAAACGCTATTTCAGAACAAGGTCTTGAGGTTGAACGTTACGAGAAAATCGCGATGGCGCTTCAAACCGATACCGAATTACAACAGCGTTTACAACAGCTAATGCAAGGATAA
- a CDS encoding M48 family metalloprotease has protein sequence MKQKDTLKFENKVVPDEIWRETYVALSHYPELKDTPIEFKFKKKIQKSFMQAQPKLSGLLKNKKNRSYFVMISEHIKIEDEIFDVKNVPSEVLIGWIGHELGHIMDYRERSAANMVWFGIKYLTSKKYIQEAERAADTYAVNHGLGKYIIATKDFILNHTHLADSYKERIKKLYLSQEEIMALIDEIDEDDD, from the coding sequence ATGAAACAAAAAGACACTTTAAAATTTGAAAACAAAGTAGTACCCGATGAAATATGGCGTGAAACCTATGTTGCACTTTCTCATTACCCCGAATTAAAAGATACTCCTATTGAATTTAAATTTAAAAAGAAGATCCAGAAATCTTTTATGCAGGCCCAGCCAAAACTTTCGGGTTTATTAAAAAATAAGAAAAATCGTTCTTATTTTGTAATGATAAGTGAACACATTAAGATTGAAGATGAAATCTTTGATGTAAAAAATGTTCCTTCAGAAGTCTTAATTGGTTGGATTGGTCACGAGTTGGGCCATATTATGGATTATCGCGAGCGTAGTGCGGCAAATATGGTTTGGTTCGGCATTAAATATTTAACTTCTAAGAAATATATTCAGGAAGCTGAAAGAGCCGCAGACACCTATGCGGTAAACCACGGCCTTGGTAAATATATTATCGCCACTAAGGATTTCATCTTAAACCACACGCATCTTGCAGATTCTTACAAGGAGCGAATCAAGAAATTATATCTTTCGCAAGAAGAAATTATGGCCTTAATTGACGAAATAGACGAAGACGACGATTAA
- a CDS encoding GH3 family domain-containing protein, with product MPIVGSLIKSLIDLRDTIVSEPEAKEAQQEVLTKLLKKAKDTQFGKHYDFESILKADDIQKAFAEKVPYFDYNKLNEEWWHKLHDGEGDVTWPGRPPYFAVSSGTTGKSSKRIPVTDEMLESIRKAGIKQVSALSNFDLPPDFFEKEIMMLGSSTDLEKEGDHEEGEISGISASNIPFWFRGYYKPGEEISKIEEWDERVQRIAENAKNWDIGALSGIPSWLELMMKKVIEYNNLDNIHDIWPNLQVYASGGVAFEPYEKSFNALLARPITVIDTYLASEGFLAVQARPDTNAMKLILDNGIYFEFVPFKAEYINQDGSIVDDAPVISLDEVEEEKDYVLLISTVSGAWRYLIGDTIKFTDVKRKEIRITGRTKFFLNVVGSQLSVNKMNDAVQELEEKFDIKIPEFTLAAVRIDGEFHHHWYLGTEGETSEEELKEALDESLKNANKNYKVARSKALKGVKVTKIHPDIFPEWSAANKKKGGQVKMEKVMDEEKFAKWEKFVSEKNA from the coding sequence ATGCCCATAGTAGGTTCCTTAATAAAAAGTCTTATAGATCTTCGCGATACCATTGTTTCAGAACCGGAAGCGAAAGAAGCCCAACAAGAAGTACTTACCAAGTTACTTAAAAAAGCAAAAGATACACAGTTTGGAAAGCATTACGATTTTGAATCGATTTTAAAGGCTGATGATATTCAGAAAGCTTTTGCTGAAAAGGTGCCTTACTTTGATTATAATAAGCTAAATGAAGAATGGTGGCACAAGTTGCACGATGGGGAAGGGGATGTGACCTGGCCGGGAAGACCGCCTTATTTCGCGGTAAGCTCTGGAACTACAGGGAAATCGAGTAAACGTATTCCCGTGACCGATGAAATGCTTGAATCTATTAGGAAAGCAGGAATAAAGCAAGTAAGTGCCCTTAGTAATTTTGATCTTCCACCAGATTTCTTTGAAAAAGAAATTATGATGCTCGGTAGTTCTACAGATCTGGAAAAAGAAGGTGATCATGAAGAAGGTGAAATTAGCGGAATTAGCGCCAGTAATATTCCTTTTTGGTTTCGAGGTTATTACAAGCCCGGAGAAGAAATCTCTAAGATTGAAGAATGGGATGAGCGAGTACAACGCATAGCCGAAAACGCTAAAAACTGGGATATTGGTGCATTAAGCGGAATTCCTTCATGGTTAGAATTAATGATGAAAAAGGTTATTGAATATAATAACCTTGATAATATTCATGATATCTGGCCAAACCTGCAGGTGTATGCTTCAGGAGGTGTTGCTTTTGAACCTTATGAAAAGAGTTTTAATGCGTTATTGGCGCGGCCTATTACCGTTATTGATACTTACCTTGCTTCAGAAGGATTTTTGGCGGTACAGGCAAGACCTGATACCAATGCCATGAAACTTATTCTGGATAACGGAATTTACTTCGAATTTGTTCCGTTTAAGGCAGAATATATTAATCAGGACGGTTCTATAGTAGATGATGCGCCGGTGATCTCTTTAGATGAAGTTGAAGAAGAAAAAGATTATGTATTACTTATTAGTACGGTTTCCGGTGCGTGGAGATATCTTATTGGAGATACAATTAAATTTACCGATGTAAAGCGGAAGGAAATTCGCATTACCGGAAGAACAAAATTCTTTTTAAATGTGGTTGGTTCTCAACTTTCAGTGAATAAAATGAATGATGCCGTACAGGAGCTAGAGGAAAAATTTGATATTAAAATTCCTGAATTTACCCTTGCTGCGGTAAGAATTGATGGTGAATTTCATCACCACTGGTATTTAGGAACCGAAGGCGAAACTTCAGAAGAAGAACTTAAAGAGGCTCTAGATGAATCGTTGAAAAATGCTAATAAGAATTATAAGGTAGCCCGTTCTAAAGCTTTAAAAGGTGTAAAGGTGACCAAAATTCATCCAGATATTTTCCCGGAGTGGAGTGCTGCCAATAAGAAAAAAGGTGGGCAGGTGAAAATGGAAAAAGTTATGGACGAAGAGAAATTTGCGAAGTGGGAGAAATTCGTTAGCGAAAAGAACGCTTAA
- a CDS encoding NAD(P)/FAD-dependent oxidoreductase, giving the protein MKYQYQIRVSPAEAANEAQIKRAVSRHGSIPLKEITAINILKRSIDARQRAVKINLKVEVYVNEEFKEDKIRLPEYENVKNNEEIIIVGAGPAGLFAALRCIELGFKPIIIERGKDVRTRRRDLKALNIEHIVNEDSNYCFGEGGAGTYSDGKLYTRSKKRGDVDRILKLLVGFGATPEIMVEAHPHIGTNKLPAIIADIRELITACGGEVLFETRLTDILIKDNEVAGIKTLSGESIKAKKIILATGHSARDIFELLHRKNIKIEAKAFALGVRVEHPQELIDQIQYKCDSRGEFLPPSPYSIVKQVKGRGMYSFCMCPGGIIAPCATSPGEVVTNGWSPSKRDQPTANSGIVVELRLSDFINVEKNPLAAMEFQKKIEQKAWLEGGSTQKVPAQRLMDFTQGKISKNLPVTSYKPGVTSADLGDVFPKFIHKILQKGFIEFNRSMPGFLTNDAVVHAPESRTSSPVRIPRDPYSFEHIQIKGLYPCGEGAGYAGGIISAAIDGERCAEKCVESLQNS; this is encoded by the coding sequence ATGAAATACCAATATCAAATTAGAGTAAGCCCGGCAGAAGCAGCAAACGAAGCACAAATTAAAAGAGCTGTTTCCCGCCACGGCAGTATTCCGCTGAAAGAAATAACCGCTATAAATATATTAAAGCGATCTATAGATGCCAGGCAACGGGCGGTAAAGATCAATTTAAAGGTAGAGGTCTATGTGAATGAGGAATTTAAAGAAGACAAGATTCGCCTGCCAGAATATGAAAATGTAAAGAATAACGAAGAAATTATTATAGTAGGAGCAGGGCCTGCCGGATTATTCGCAGCCTTGCGCTGTATAGAGCTGGGATTTAAACCCATAATTATTGAACGTGGCAAAGACGTTAGAACTCGTCGTCGCGATTTAAAGGCCTTAAATATTGAACATATTGTAAACGAAGACTCCAACTACTGTTTTGGCGAAGGCGGTGCAGGTACCTATAGTGATGGTAAACTTTATACCCGTTCTAAAAAACGCGGTGATGTAGACCGAATTTTAAAATTACTTGTAGGTTTTGGCGCTACCCCAGAGATTATGGTCGAGGCGCACCCTCATATAGGAACTAATAAACTTCCGGCAATTATTGCAGATATTCGTGAACTTATTACTGCCTGTGGAGGAGAAGTTCTTTTTGAAACCCGGCTAACCGATATTCTTATTAAAGATAATGAAGTAGCAGGCATAAAAACTCTAAGCGGGGAAAGTATTAAGGCGAAAAAGATCATTCTGGCTACGGGACATTCAGCTAGGGATATTTTTGAACTTTTACACCGAAAAAATATAAAAATTGAAGCCAAAGCTTTTGCCCTTGGGGTAAGGGTAGAGCATCCACAAGAACTTATAGATCAAATTCAATATAAATGTGATTCCAGGGGAGAATTTCTTCCGCCTTCACCTTATAGTATCGTTAAACAGGTAAAGGGTAGGGGAATGTATTCGTTTTGTATGTGCCCCGGCGGAATAATCGCTCCCTGTGCAACTTCTCCGGGAGAGGTAGTAACCAATGGCTGGTCACCCAGTAAACGCGATCAACCAACGGCTAATTCCGGAATTGTAGTAGAATTAAGACTTTCAGACTTTATAAATGTTGAAAAGAATCCATTGGCTGCAATGGAATTTCAAAAAAAAATAGAGCAAAAAGCCTGGTTGGAGGGCGGAAGTACACAAAAAGTCCCGGCACAACGCTTAATGGACTTCACACAGGGGAAAATATCTAAGAATTTGCCGGTAACTTCCTATAAACCCGGAGTAACTTCTGCTGATTTAGGAGATGTATTCCCAAAATTTATTCATAAAATTTTACAGAAAGGTTTTATAGAATTTAATAGGAGTATGCCTGGCTTTCTAACCAACGATGCCGTGGTTCACGCCCCGGAATCCAGAACTTCTTCCCCGGTAAGAATTCCGCGAGATCCTTACAGTTTTGAGCATATACAAATAAAAGGACTGTATCCTTGCGGGGAAGGAGCCGGTTATGCCGGCGGTATAATTTCTGCAGCAATAGATGGAGAAAGGTGCGCCGAAAAATGCGTTGAAAGTTTACAAAATTCTTAG
- a CDS encoding carboxymuconolactone decarboxylase family protein: protein MNLTSRYPMVSYEEASPEVQAIYDDTKKTLQLPFVLNWFKCQGNNATLLKGNWGKLKSTLMEGEVPNVLKQLIIYNVSKQRGCNYCSHAHGIFADSMSAMISEEEGFKATENIDSPSMPASFRTAVKIVTNAALNHSEVSDEDFQELEKAGFTEKEVQELMAQADLVNMLNTIADVSGIKIDNELLETPE from the coding sequence ATGAATTTAACCTCACGATATCCAATGGTTTCTTATGAAGAAGCCTCTCCAGAAGTTCAGGCTATTTATGATGATACCAAAAAGACCCTTCAATTGCCTTTTGTTCTTAATTGGTTTAAATGCCAGGGGAATAACGCTACTTTATTAAAAGGAAATTGGGGAAAATTAAAAAGCACCTTGATGGAAGGTGAAGTACCAAATGTGCTTAAGCAACTTATTATTTATAATGTCTCAAAGCAACGTGGTTGCAATTACTGCTCACACGCGCACGGTATTTTTGCTGATAGTATGAGCGCCATGATCTCTGAGGAAGAAGGTTTTAAAGCTACCGAAAATATTGATTCTCCATCTATGCCGGCCAGTTTTAGAACAGCGGTGAAAATTGTTACCAATGCAGCCCTAAACCACAGTGAAGTATCTGATGAAGATTTCCAGGAATTGGAAAAAGCAGGTTTCACCGAAAAGGAAGTTCAGGAATTGATGGCACAGGCCGATTTAGTAAACATGCTGAATACCATAGCTGATGTTTCCGGAATCAAAATAGACAACGAATTACTGGAAACTCCAGAATAA
- a CDS encoding response regulator, translated as MSTIILVDDQPIANFITRKLLEIEGYNEDVIDFTNPEEALVYLEDKQNTLIFLDLNMPEMNGWEFLDYLKSKSQEHRIIILTSSTSTIDQNRAKEYDSVIKYVEKPLNKDKFKKLQPFLQQQ; from the coding sequence ATGAGCACCATTATACTGGTAGACGACCAGCCCATAGCCAATTTTATCACGCGAAAACTCCTGGAAATTGAAGGTTATAATGAAGATGTTATAGACTTCACCAATCCTGAAGAGGCTTTGGTATATTTGGAAGATAAACAAAACACGCTCATTTTTTTAGATTTAAATATGCCAGAAATGAACGGATGGGAATTTTTAGATTATCTAAAATCTAAATCTCAAGAACATAGAATTATTATCCTTACTTCTAGTACCAGCACCATAGATCAAAACCGGGCTAAAGAATATGATTCGGTGATAAAATATGTAGAAAAACCATTGAACAAAGATAAATTCAAGAAACTTCAACCATTTTTGCAACAGCAATAA
- a CDS encoding DUF3820 family protein: protein MNIQPNHKALLELAHAKMHFGKYKGYFLSDIPEYYLVWYRQKGFPEGKLGQQMSEVFELKLNGMEQLLRDIRRKFPKP, encoded by the coding sequence ATGAACATACAACCCAACCATAAAGCACTTTTAGAACTCGCCCACGCTAAAATGCATTTTGGAAAATACAAAGGCTATTTTTTAAGCGATATTCCCGAATATTATTTGGTCTGGTATCGGCAAAAAGGATTCCCCGAAGGAAAGCTTGGTCAACAAATGAGCGAGGTCTTTGAACTTAAACTTAATGGGATGGAACAATTGCTTAGAGATATAAGAAGAAAGTTTCCAAAACCCTGA
- a CDS encoding CTP synthase yields the protein MAETKYIFVTGGVSSSLGKGIIAASLAKLLQARGFRTTIQKLDPYINVDPGTLNPYEHGECYVTEDGAETDLDLGHYERFLNVNTSQANNVTTGRIYQSVIEKERRGEFLGKTVQVVPHITNEIKDRIQILGQNGEYDIVITEIGGTVGDIESLPYIEAVRQLKWELGDENALIIHLTLVPYLAAAGELKTKPTQHSVKTLMESGLKADILVCRTEHELSDDIRRKLAIFCNVRQEAVIQSIDAATIYDVPNLMLKEGLDTVTLKKLHLPDDTTPNLDRWNQFLDRHKNPKAEITIGLIGKYVELQDSYKSILEAFIHAGAENEVKVNVESIHSEFINENTIDHKFANLDGVLVAPGFGERGVEGKIDAVKYAREHNLPFLGICLGMQMAVIEFARNVLKLKTANSTEMDPKTKHPVIDLMEEQKEVTHKGGTMRLGAWDCKLTEGSKIQKAYGKTEIKERHRHRYEYNNKYKDELEKSGMLSTGINPETGLVEVVELKDHPWFVGVQYHPEYKSTVATPHPVFIAFIKAAYDFSKNKENASLA from the coding sequence ATGGCCGAAACCAAGTATATTTTTGTCACCGGCGGCGTTTCTTCTTCCCTCGGGAAAGGGATTATAGCAGCTTCACTGGCAAAATTATTACAAGCGCGTGGATTTAGAACCACTATTCAGAAACTCGACCCTTACATTAACGTAGATCCCGGCACGCTTAACCCTTACGAACACGGCGAGTGTTATGTTACCGAGGATGGCGCCGAAACCGATCTTGACCTTGGACACTACGAACGTTTTTTAAATGTAAATACTTCCCAGGCAAACAATGTGACTACCGGCCGTATCTACCAAAGTGTTATTGAAAAAGAACGCCGTGGGGAATTTTTAGGAAAAACCGTTCAGGTAGTTCCTCATATTACCAACGAAATAAAAGACCGAATCCAGATTTTAGGTCAGAATGGTGAATATGATATCGTTATTACTGAAATTGGTGGAACTGTAGGTGATATTGAATCCCTGCCGTACATTGAAGCGGTACGTCAATTAAAATGGGAATTAGGCGATGAAAATGCTTTAATTATTCATCTTACCCTTGTCCCTTATCTTGCCGCCGCAGGTGAGCTTAAAACCAAACCAACCCAACATAGTGTAAAAACTTTGATGGAAAGCGGACTTAAAGCCGATATCCTGGTTTGTAGAACAGAACACGAACTTTCAGATGATATTCGTCGTAAACTAGCTATTTTCTGTAACGTAAGACAGGAAGCAGTAATTCAAAGTATTGATGCGGCTACTATTTATGATGTTCCGAATTTAATGCTGAAAGAAGGCCTGGATACCGTAACACTAAAGAAATTACATTTACCAGATGACACTACACCAAATTTAGACCGGTGGAACCAGTTTTTGGATAGACATAAAAATCCTAAAGCTGAAATCACTATTGGTTTAATTGGAAAATATGTAGAATTACAGGATTCTTATAAATCTATTCTTGAAGCTTTTATACACGCAGGTGCCGAGAATGAAGTTAAGGTGAATGTAGAAAGTATTCATTCAGAATTTATAAATGAAAATACTATAGACCATAAATTCGCGAATTTAGACGGAGTTTTGGTTGCGCCCGGATTTGGCGAACGCGGTGTAGAAGGAAAAATTGATGCCGTTAAATATGCAAGAGAACATAATTTGCCATTTTTAGGCATTTGTTTAGGAATGCAAATGGCAGTAATTGAATTTGCAAGAAACGTATTAAAGTTAAAAACTGCCAATTCTACCGAAATGGATCCTAAAACCAAACACCCGGTTATAGATCTTATGGAAGAGCAGAAAGAGGTAACTCACAAAGGCGGAACAATGCGTCTTGGAGCCTGGGATTGTAAACTTACCGAAGGTTCTAAAATTCAAAAAGCTTACGGTAAAACCGAGATCAAAGAAAGGCATCGTCACCGTTATGAATATAACAACAAATACAAAGACGAGCTGGAAAAATCTGGAATGTTAAGCACAGGAATCAACCCTGAAACAGGCCTGGTAGAAGTGGTAGAATTAAAAGACCATCCATGGTTTGTAGGAGTACAATATCATCCCGAATATAAAAGTACGGTTGCTACTCCGCATCCGGTATTTATCGCCTTTATTAAAGCAGCATACGATTTTTCAAAAAATAAAGAAAATGCCAGTCTGGCATAA
- the yidC gene encoding membrane protein insertase YidC yields MEEKKFDVQSLIGFILIGGILIWMLYTNSASEEVVDPQQETEQVEVPGNTDSNQPPQQEQDLQSQGADSTALAQARERLGAFGYSASLPSATENTTTISNDVLELKIDNKGGYISEARLTNYKTFDSIPVYLIKDGNASFNINFTTTDGRTLDTENLYFEPEVTQNGDNHIISMKLKVSENEFLEYRYVLKPGEYMLDFSIRSQGLNDVINSSRDINLNWELKGYRHAKSISYENRYTELIYEYDEGDDDYLGSGDFEEQEDENITYVAFKQHFFTSILLTDNPFERGKFTSENLVQDEEVDTVYTKKFAAQLPLELQGGELNYNMDWYYGPTDYKILNDYDRNLDEVVPLGWGIFGWINKYVFIPFFAFLSGVLPSYGIAIIVMTIVVRIVLSPVTYKSYLSQAKMKVLRPEINELNEKYKDNAMKKQQETMKLYSKAGASPMSGCLPALMQIPVFYALFQFFPSAFQLRQKGFLWADDLSSYDTIAELPFTIPFYGDHVSLFPILASIAIFIYMMMTTGQSMQQTQQPGMPNMKFIMYLSPLMMLFFFNNYASGLSLYYFTSNLITIGIMLVIKYVIIDEDKIHAKIQENKKKPKKQNKFTRKMQEMMEQAEQQKNQQKKK; encoded by the coding sequence ATGGAAGAAAAGAAATTTGATGTTCAGTCCTTAATTGGATTTATACTTATTGGTGGAATCTTAATTTGGATGTTATACACCAATAGCGCTTCAGAAGAAGTAGTAGACCCACAGCAAGAAACCGAACAGGTTGAGGTTCCAGGAAATACAGATTCCAACCAGCCACCGCAACAAGAACAAGACTTACAAAGCCAGGGCGCAGATTCTACTGCTCTTGCCCAGGCACGTGAGCGTTTAGGCGCTTTTGGGTATTCGGCAAGTCTTCCATCGGCTACAGAAAATACTACCACAATTTCTAACGATGTTTTAGAACTTAAAATAGACAATAAAGGTGGATATATTTCAGAAGCAAGGTTAACCAATTATAAAACCTTCGATTCTATTCCGGTTTATTTAATTAAAGACGGGAATGCTTCCTTCAACATTAATTTCACCACTACAGACGGAAGAACACTAGATACTGAAAATCTATATTTCGAACCTGAAGTAACTCAGAATGGAGATAACCATATTATCTCTATGAAGCTTAAAGTTTCAGAAAACGAATTTCTTGAATATCGTTATGTGCTGAAACCAGGTGAATATATGCTGGATTTCAGCATTAGATCCCAGGGATTAAACGATGTCATAAACAGTTCGAGAGATATTAATTTAAACTGGGAATTAAAAGGTTATCGCCACGCAAAAAGTATTTCCTACGAAAATCGTTATACCGAACTCATCTATGAATATGACGAAGGTGATGACGATTATTTAGGTAGCGGTGATTTTGAAGAACAGGAAGATGAAAATATTACTTATGTAGCCTTCAAACAGCATTTCTTCACCTCTATATTATTAACAGATAATCCTTTTGAGAGAGGAAAATTCACCTCCGAAAACCTGGTTCAAGACGAAGAGGTAGATACCGTTTATACCAAAAAATTTGCTGCGCAATTGCCTTTAGAATTACAGGGTGGGGAGCTTAATTATAATATGGACTGGTACTACGGGCCTACAGATTATAAGATCTTAAACGATTATGACCGTAACCTTGATGAAGTTGTACCATTAGGTTGGGGAATTTTTGGATGGATCAATAAATATGTATTCATCCCGTTCTTCGCATTTTTAAGCGGAGTTTTACCGAGCTACGGTATTGCAATTATTGTAATGACCATTGTTGTGAGAATTGTACTTTCTCCGGTTACTTACAAATCTTATCTCTCACAAGCTAAAATGAAGGTTTTAAGACCTGAAATTAACGAGCTTAACGAGAAGTATAAGGATAATGCGATGAAAAAACAGCAAGAAACTATGAAGCTGTATAGTAAAGCAGGAGCCAGCCCAATGAGTGGTTGTTTACCCGCCTTAATGCAAATTCCGGTTTTCTATGCTTTATTCCAATTCTTCCCAAGTGCTTTCCAGTTAAGACAGAAAGGATTTTTATGGGCAGACGATTTATCAAGTTATGATACTATAGCCGAGTTACCGTTCACCATTCCATTCTATGGAGATCACGTGAGTTTATTCCCAATTTTAGCGTCTATTGCAATCTTTATTTATATGATGATGACTACGGGACAGAGTATGCAGCAAACCCAGCAACCGGGAATGCCTAATATGAAATTTATTATGTACCTGTCTCCGCTAATGATGTTGTTCTTCTTTAATAACTATGCGAGTGGACTTTCATTATACTACTTCACCTCTAACCTTATTACCATAGGTATTATGTTGGTGATCAAATATGTGATTATTGATGAAGATAAAATTCACGCAAAGATCCAGGAAAACAAGAAAAAGCCTAAAAAGCAGAATAAGTTCACCAGGAAAATGCAGGAAATGATGGAGCAGGCAGAACAGCAAAAAAATCAACAGAAGAAAAAGTAA